In one Carassius carassius chromosome 12, fCarCar2.1, whole genome shotgun sequence genomic region, the following are encoded:
- the LOC132155311 gene encoding interferon-inducible GTPase 5-like, giving the protein MAMFDDYYIITLEDLEDIKESISTQDLPTAVNTIKEVLEKQDLVELNIGVTGESGSGKSTFVNAFRGLGDEEEDSAITGPVETTKEPKAYFHPKYKNVKVWDLPGIGTPNFKADEYLKLVEIERYDFFIIIASDRFRECHILLAKEIMSMGKTFYFVRSKIDSSIDAEKKSKKKSFDQKKTLDSIREDCETGLRKIGIEDPVVFLISSFELGNYDLNLLQDRMEQELPQHKRLVLLLALPNITVEINEKKKKVLEENIGKVALLSALVATVPVPGLSVAVDFAIVKKEIETYYSTFGLDDPSLQMLCERSGKTIDEFKSQMKSPLIGGINPASILSLAGAASLVVAENAVEYAVSLVPLLGTVVAGGMSYMTVSTMLKRALNDIAEDAKNVLMASVQTEV; this is encoded by the exons atgGCTATGTTtgatgattattatataataactCTGGAGGACCTtgaagatattaaagaatccATATCTACTCAGGATCTCCCAACAGcggtaaacacaatcaaagaAGTCCTTGAAAAACAGGATCTTGTAGAACTTAACATTGGTGTGACGGGGGAGTCAGGTTCTGGAAAATCTACGTTTGTCAATGCATTCAGGGGTTTAGGGGATGAAGAAGAGGACTCTGCGATAACTGGCCCTGTAGAAACCACTAAAGAGCCTAAAGcttattttcacccaaaatataaaaatgtgaaagTGTGGGATCTTCCTGGCATTGGAACACCAAACTTCAAAGCTGATGAGTATCTTAAACTTGTTGAGATTGAACGTTATGATTTTTTCATCATCATCGCTTCAGATCGGTTCAGAGAATGCCACATTCTGCTGGCCAAAGAGATCATGAGTATGGGGAAAACGTTTTATTTTGTTCGTTCCAAGATTGACTCAAGCATTGATGCTGAGAAGAAGAGTAAGAAGAAAAGCTTTGACCAGAAAAAGACATTGGATTCCATTCGAGAGGACTGTGAAACAG GTCTGAGAAAGATCGGTATAGAGGATCCTGTCGTGTTTTTGATCTCTAGCTTCGAGCTCGGCAACTATGATTTAAACCTTCTGCAGGATAGAATGGAGCAAGAGCTTCCACAGCATAAGAGACTTGTGCTGCTGTTGGCTTTGCCGAATATCACAGTGGAGATCaatgagaaaaagaagaaagtatTAGAGGAAAACATTGGAAAAGTTGCCTTACTGTCTGCTTTGGTGGCTACAGTCCCTGTTCCTGGTCTTTCAGTTGCTGTGGATTTTGCCATTGTTAAAAAGGAGATAGAAACATACTACAGTACCTTTGGTCTAGATGATCCATCCCTGCAGATGCTCTGTGAAAGATCTGGGAAGACCATTGACGAATTCAAAAGTCAAATGAAGTCCCCACTGATTGGTGGGATAAACCCAGCTTCTATATTATCCTTAGCGGGTGCTGCATCCCTGGTTGTGGCTGAAAATGCAGTTGAGTATGCTGTGAGTCTTGTACCCTTACTTGGCACTGTGGTGGCAGGAGGAATGTCCTATATGACAGTCTCAACAATGCTGAAGAGAGCTCTGAATGACATAGCAGAAGATGCCAAAAACGTGCTAATGGCTTCAGTGCAGACTGAAGTGTAA